The Etheostoma cragini isolate CJK2018 chromosome 15, CSU_Ecrag_1.0, whole genome shotgun sequence genome window below encodes:
- the psmc3ip gene encoding homologous-pairing protein 2 homolog, whose amino-acid sequence MSKKDNGATLILAYLNEKNRPYSSQDVFCNLQKQHGLGKTAVVKAMELLALEGKIKEKAYGKQKIYFADQSQFKDVNDADLKAMDCQISQLSAEMNSLNQSCRQLDSELKELSSSLTTEEVMSEIKTLKAECSGYRERVEKIKSATNHVTPEEKEKVYKEKNAYVKEWKKRKRLASDMMNAILEGYPKSKKQFLDEVGVETDEDCKVVVPST is encoded by the exons ATGAGTAAAAAGGATAACG GCGCGACACTCATCCTCGCCTATCTGAATGAGAAGAACCGACCCTACAGTTCCCAGGATGTCTTTTGCAATTTGCAGAAGCAGCATGGATTGGGAAAAACG GCAGTGGTCAAAGCCATGGAGCTGCTGGCTCTAGAGGGCAAGATAAAGGAGAAAGCATATGGCAAGcaaaagatttattttgctGACCAG TCTCAGTTCAAAGATGTGAATGACGCAGACCTGAAGGCGATGGACTGTCAGATCTCACAGCTCAGTGCAGAGATGAATTCCCTCAACCAGAGCTGCAGACAGCTAGATTCAG AGCTGAAGGAGCTCAGCAGCTCTCTAACAACAGAGGAAGTGATGTCAGAGATCAAAACGCTGAAAGCCGAGTGTTCAGGGTACAGAGAACGTGTGGAGAAGATAAAGTCGGCCACAAATCACGTCACAccagaagagaaagagaag GTGTACAAAGAGAAGAACGCTTACGTGAAAGagtggaaaaagaggaaaagattg GCTTCAGACATGATGAATGCGATCCTGGAAGGCTATCCTAAGAGCAAGAAGCAGTTTCTG GATGAAGTTGGAGTGGAGACTGATGAGGACTGCAAGGTGGTTGTTCCAAGTACttaa
- the retreg3 gene encoding reticulophagy regulator 3 codes for MAHIGAMEDASPNDHSAQQASSVCLRSRPCSSERDGQVRAVKAALQTRLGPYEPVLTYLQSVLVWERPLQCVLLYTVVNVVFWFFALTSLRLLCLLASGLAVIVFVDTWRNKIWPEIGVRNHDEAENESWGLVQPGILSVPELCHHIAEAWVSGAVITSSAMQYKQHNPGMFCLLTCGVFACLAVIGRYIPGLVLSYSAVWATLLAPLGAYHRVFQHVCVKLDPVLQRLDFSVCGYMMSKPIDNQFLRRPLRGLASGKDSDSEEEELAAFCPTFDDAVVAKELALTDSEHSDAEVSYTDNGTFNLSRGQTPLTEGSEDFDRHSDAEESFAQDLPDFPSINPDATLMDDDDDTSIDLPSLAMYGRASHRSALDVDAHFDSDQEDLDEELSLSGLPPASDFAGDLAGVIASNMIQAALAGAMQPQRPTTRRREGPPRAGVRRSYRKQSSSELDTDMDGEDFEMLDQSELNQMDPLGGGAGARQGESQGSNFLSSLLGKPQ; via the exons ATGGCGCACATTGGGGCAATGGAAGACGCATCCCCGAATGATCATTCTGCCCAGCAGGCGTCCAGTGTTTGCCTGCGAAGTCGACCATGCTCCAGCGAGAGAGACGGTCAGGTACGGGCTGTCAAAGCTGCTCTTCAGACCAGGTTGGGGCCCTACGAGCCCGTCCTGACCTACCTACAGTCTGTCCTAGTTTGGGAAAGACCCTTACAGTGTGTGCTTCTCTACACTGTGGTCAACGTTGTGTTCTG GTTCTTCGCCCTGACCTCACTGCGCCTGCTGTGCCTGCTGGCTTCTGGTCTGGCTGTGattgtctttgttgacacctgGAGAAACAAGATCTGGCCAGAGATCGGAG TCAGAAATCATGACGAAGCAGAAAATGAAAG CTGGGGTCTGGTGCAACCTGGCATCCTCAGTGTGCCTGAACTATGCCACCACATCGCTGAGGCCTGGGTCAGTGGAGCCGTTATCACATCCAGTGCGATGCAGTACAAACAACATAACCCTGGCATG TTCTGCCTCCTGACCTGTGGAGTCTTCGCCTGCTTGGCTGTGATTGGACGCTACATTCCTGGATTGGTGCTCTCATACTCTGCCG TGTGGGCTACTCTCCTGGCTCCTCTGGGAGCCTATCACAGAGTttttcagcatgtgtgtgtgaagctggATCCGGTCCTGCAGCGACTGGACTTCAGTGTTTGTGGATACATGATGTCAAAGCCTATTGATAATCAGT TCCTGCGGAGGCCACTCCGTGGATTAGCTTCAGGTAAAGACAGTGATagcgaggaggaggagttaGCTGCTTTCTGCCCAACG TTTGATGATGCTGTTGTTGCCAAGGAACTCGCACTGACCGACTCTGAGCACTCTGATGCTGAGGTGTCCTACACTGATAATGGAACATTTAACCTATCGCGGGGCCAGACTCCACTCACGGAGGGTTCTGAGG ATTTTGACAGACACAGTGATGCTGAGGAATCCTTTGCTCAAGACCTGCCAGACTTCCCCTCCATAAACCCTGACGCTACTTTGATGGATGACGACGATGACACAAGCATAGATCTGCCTAGTCTGGCTATGTATGGGCGAGCTAGTCACCGTTCAGCGCTGGATGTAGACGCTCATTTTGATTCAGATCAGGAGGATCTGGATGAAGAACTTTCTCTCAGCGGTCTGCCACCTGCCTCTGATTTTGCCGGAGACTTGGCTGGAGTCATTGCCAGCAACATGATCCAGGCAGCGCTGGCCGGGGCAATGCAACCTCAGCGTCCTACCACCCGGCGCAGAGAAGGCCCACCCAGGGCCGGGGTCCGCCGAAGCTACCGCAAGCAGTCCAGCTCCGAGCTAGACACAGACATGGACGGGGAAGACTTTGAAATGCTGGATCAGTCTGAACTGAACCAAATGGATCCGCTTGGAGGAGGAGCGGGTGCTCGACAGGGAGAGAGCCAGGGGTCTAACTTCTTGTCTAGCCTGCTGGGTAAACCACAGtga
- the tubg1 gene encoding tubulin gamma-1 chain gives MPREIITLQLGQCGNQIGFEFWKQLCAEHGISPEGIVEEFATEGTDRKDVFFYQADDEHYIPRAVLLDLEPRVIHSILNSPYANLYNQENIYLSEHGGGAGNNWASGYSQGKKIQEDIFDIIDREADGSDSLEGFVLCHSIAGGTGSGLGSYLLEKLNDRYPKKLVQTYSVFPNQDEMSDVVVQPYNSLLTLKRLTQNADCVVVLDNTALNRIATDRLRIQNPSFSQINQLVSTIMSASTTTLRYPGYMNNDLIGLIASLIPTPRLHFLMTGYTPLTTDQSVASVRKTTVLDVMRRLLQPKNVMVSTGRERQPSHCYIAILNIIQGEVDPTQVHKSLQRIRERKLASFIPWGPASIQVALSRKSPYLPSAHRVSGLMMANHTSISSLFERTCRQYDKLRKREAFLEQFRKEDIFKENFDELDNSREVVQQLIDEYSAATRPDYISWGSQEQ, from the exons ATGCCGCGGGAAATAATAACGCTGCAGCTTGGACAATGTGGAAATCAAA TTGGTTTTGAATTTTGGAAGCAGCTGTGTGCAGAGCATGGCATAAGTCCGGAGGGGATTGTTGAGGAGTTTGCAACTGAAGGGACCGACAGAAAGGATGTGTTCTTCTATCAG GCTGACGATGAGCACTACATCCCCCGCGCAGTTCTCCTGGATCTGGAGCCGAGGGTGATCCACTCCATTCTCAACTCTCCTTATGCAAACCTTTACAACCAAGAGAACATCTACCTCTCTGAGCATGGTGGAGGTGCTGGGAACAACTGGGCTAGTGGTTATTCACAG GGCAAAAAAATCCAAGAAGACATCTTTGACATCATTGATCGGGAGGCAGATGGCAGTGACAGCCTGGAG GGATTTGTCCTGTGTCATTCCATTGCTGGGGGGACTGGTTCGGGGCTGGGATCCTACCTGCTGGAGAAACTCAATGACAg ATACCCAAAGAAGCTGGTGCAGACTTACTCTGTTTTCCCAAACCAGGACGAGATGAGTGATGTGGTTGTTCAGCCGTACAACTCGCTGCTCACACTGAAGAGGCTCACACAGAATGCAGACTGCGTG GTGGTGTTGGATAACACAGCTCTAAATCGCATCGCCACCGACAGGCTGCGTATCCAGAACCCCTCGTTCTCCCAGATCAATCAGCTG GTTTCCACCATCATGTCTGCAAGCACAACCACCCTCCGTTACCCGGGCTACATGAACAACGACCTTATTGGCCTGATAGCATCCCTCATCCCCACACCCCGCCTCCACTTCCTTATGACCGGGTACACTCCGCTTACTACTGACCAGTCG GTTGCTAGTGTGAGGAAAACCACAGTGCTGGATGTGATGAGGAGGCTTCTGCAACCCAAGAACGTGATGGTGTccacaggaagagagagacagccGAGTCACTGTTACATTGCCATCCTCAACATCATCCAGGGAGAGGTCGACCCCACACAG GTGCATAAAAGCCTCCAAAGGATCAGGGAGCGTAAACTTGCCAGCTTCATTCCGTGGGGTCCCGCCAGCATCCAGGTGGCTTTGTCCAGGAAGTCCCCGTACCTGCCCTCGGCCCACCGAGTCAGCGGCCTGATGATGGCCAACCACACAAGTATCTCCTCT CTGTTCGAGCGGACGTGCCGGCAGTATGACAAACTGCGTAAGCGTGAAGCCTTCCTGGAGCAGTTCCGCAAAGAGGACATATTCAAGGAAAACTTTGACGAGCTGGACAACTCCCGTGAAGTGGTCCAGCAGCTGATAGACGAGTACAGCGCAGCCACACGGCCTGACTACATTTCCTGGGGCTCGCAAGAACAGTGA